The genomic DNA ATTATGCCCGGCTTTATTCATAAGAAAGGTCGTGTTGGTATCGTTTCTCGCTCAGGAACCTTAACTTACGAAGCTGTAGATCAGTTGACTAAAGTAGGTCTTGGACAAACAACAGCAATTGGTATTGGTGGTGATCCAATTATTGGCACTACAACCAAAGAAGCTGTTGAAATGTTTATGAACGATCCTGAAACCGAGGGTATTGTTATGATAGGCGAAATTGGTGGCGGTATGGAAGCAGAAGCTGCTGAATATGTTAAAGCCTACGGTACAAAACCTGTTGTTGGTTTTATTGCCGGCTCTACTGCTCCTAAAGGTCGTACAATGGGACATGCCGGTGCAATTATTGGTGGCAAAGCCGATACTGCGGAAGCTAAGAAAGAGATTATGACAGACTGTGGTATCCACGTTGTGGATTCTCCTGCAGAAATAGGTCGTAAGATGAAA from Bacteroidales bacterium includes the following:
- the sucD gene encoding succinate--CoA ligase subunit alpha, which translates into the protein MSILVNKDSKVVVQGFTGGEGTFHAGQMIDYGTNVVGGVTPGKGGQEHLGKPVFNTVQDAVDKAQANVSVIFVPPPFAADAIMEAAEAGIEVIICITEGIPTSDMVKVKEYLSDKNSRLVGPNCPGVITPGEAKVGIMPGFIHKKGRVGIVSRSGTLTYEAVDQLTKVGLGQTTAIGIGGDPIIGTTTKEAVEMFMNDPETEGIVMIGEIGGGMEAEAAEYVKAYGTKPVVGFIAGSTAPKGRTMGHAGAIIGGKADTAEAKKEIMTDCGIHVVDSPAEIGRKMKEILG